From Slackia heliotrinireducens DSM 20476:
TGAACACGAGAGCATTCAAAAGAGTCGACGATTTGGCCTGCGCCCTTGAGTCGGCAGACCGCGAAGACGCCGCCCTGCCCCGTCGCGACAAGGCCCGCCGCATGGAGGAGCGCCTGCGCGCAATCGGCCGCGAGAAGGACGTTCCCTTGGAGCTGCGCACCTGGAACGGCCCCTGGTAGACGTCCTGAATTCACCAAAGCAGACAAACCGTTCTTTCAAGAAAGGACCCCCGAAAATGACCGAAGCCACCGAAAGCAAGACGTTCCTCGAGATGACCCGCGACCGCTGGAGCGTGCGCAGGTTTTCCGACCAGCAGATCAGCGCCGAGCATATGGACCGCATCCTGGAAGCCGGACGCAACGCCCCGAGCGCCTGCAACTACCAGCCCCAGCGCATCCTTGTGCTGCAGTCCGACGAAGCCATCGCCACCGTCCGCGGCGTGACGGGCTGGGCCTTCAACGCGCCCACCGTGCTTCTGGTCTGCTCCGATCTGACCGAGTCCTGGAAGAACCCCGACGGCTGCGACTCCGCCGAAGTGGACGCCACCATCGCGCTGGACCACATGATGATGGAAGCCTGGGAGTGCGGCGTCGGCTCCACCTGGGTGCGCGGCTTCGACGAGCGCGTCATGCGCAAGGCTTTCAACGTGCCCGACACCTGGAAGATCGTGGCCCTCATGCCCATGGGCTACCCCTCTGAGCAGGCCCGTCCTTCCCGTTGGCACTTCAAGCGAAAGTCCAACGAGGACCTCTACCGTTTCCTGTAAGAACCCCGGCCCCCAATACGAAGGACGGCGTGCCCATCGACACGCCGTCCTTTTCTGTTTGATATACGAGCGCAGCCTTACAGCTCGATGCGTTTGAACATCTCCTTGCCCACCATGCAGATCGGGCAGGTGTAGTCGTCGGGCAGCTCGTCCATTTCGACCACATAGCCGCAGGCCAGGCACTTCCATCCGTAGCGGACGCCTTCGGTCGCGGCGGGCTCGGCGGCCGGAGCCGCAGCCTCGGCCGATTCGGTCGCTTCTTCGGGCTGCTCGTAGCTGGAGGCCTTCGGCGGAGTCTTGCCGCCCTTGACCTTGTGGTAATAGGCATAGGTCATGGCCGCATCGCCGGACAGCACCTCGGCATCCACCACTTCGCCGATGAACAGGATGTGGGAACCCAGGTCGATCCGGTTGACCACCTTCGCGCAGAAATGCGCCGCCGCATGCTCGGTCACATAAGGAATGCCCAGTTCATCCACGGCATACTGCGTGTCGGCGAACTTGTCGAGCTCGGTGCTGGTACGGAATCCGAAGCGGCCGATCAGTTCCATGGTCGCGCTTTCGGTCAGCACGCTTGCCTCGAATGCGCCTGAGTCCTGCACCACGCCGCAGGTGACGTTCTCTTTGTTGATGGCCACGCTCACCTGAGCAGGCTTCGATGTGACCTGCGCAAACGTGTTTACCACGCAGCCTGCGCGAAGCTCGTCGTTCTTGGCGGTTATGATGTACAGGCCGTAATTCAGCGTACGGAATGCTTTGGTGTCCATGCGATCCCCCTTGTCGCGTCATGTAAATGCATAAGCACGGGTACTATTATGCCATGCCTTGACCTCCACCGACGTGACAACCTGATGTCGGCCGAACGAATGCGCCGGGCACGCCTCGAACCTGCCTGAAGATTCAGGAATCGGGGCTCCGTCTGCAACAAACGTATGACGGCAACGGCCGCGGCATCGTCCGTGCAACGGGAATTCCGAATCGTGTGCACTTAGGGGGATAATCGGTAAAAACGAGCCCCCGAACCAGACCCGTAGTCTTGTTTTACCACGTTTTACACCTCACATTTGACTATTGTGTGGCGTTTCTTTCGTGTATTCGTATCGATTTCGACCGAGCGAGGCGGTTTTCGAGCAGATTATCCCCTTAAGTGCACAGAAAACCGGAATCCCGTTGCACGGACCATGTTCCGCCCGCCTTTGGGCTTGAAGACAGTGGCGGCTGGGCATGCCAAGGCGCAGCCGTTCGCTCCGCAATGCAGCCTGGCGCCCGCAATCACCTCGAAAACCCTGCCTAAACGAAAAGGGCGGGAAGCCGAAGCCTCCCGCCCCATGGAGGGATGTGGTTTTGCAAGCGCGAGTCGTCGTGCGACGCTACTCGGCCAGCCACTTCATGCCGTCGGCGACGGTTTCGCCACCGGCACGGTACTCATGGCAGTTCTCGCAGGCCATGGCGTTGCCGCCCAGCTGCTCGGGAGTGTAGTCCAGGCTGGAGCCGTGGATGGGGGCATACGGGTTCCACATGCCCAGGTCCTCGGAATTGGCGAGGGCCTCGTCGCTCACCGCGCCGCCTTCGGCGTAGGCGAACAGGGCAGGCGCGTTGCCGTCCAGCTTCGGGCCCACGCCGATGGTGCCGTTGACGGCGCTCTCGGCGGCCACGTAGCCGAAGGTGATGGCGCGGCCGATGGAGGTGCCGGGAATGTGGCGCGGGTAGTTGCCCGCGAAGAAGCTGCCGGAGACGTTGCCGCAGGCGAACAGTCCGGGGATCGGCTCGTCATCCATATCGATCACGCTGCAGTTGGCGTCGATGCACAGGCCGCCCACCGTAGCCAGCACGTTGCTGTTGCTGGTGAAAGCGTACAGCTTGCCACCGGTGAAGGGCATGGTGATGTTCAGGTCACGGTCGAAGTCTTCGTCGCGCATGTTCTTGAAGAAGCCGGCATAGCGGTCGAGCGTCGCCTGCAGGCCCTCGGCGTCGATGCCGCAGGCTTCGGCCAGCTCAGCGGCGGTGTTGCCCTCGTACAGCCAACCCTTGCTCTTGAACTCCTCGAAGCCGCCGTCCTCAAGGCCTTCGCTCATGGCCTCGTCGAAGATGTACCAGCAGTTCTTGCCAAACGCAGGCTGGGCGTTCTGGGCGTTGGACACAACCTGGAAGGGACCGTCCTCGCGCACGAAGCGCTGGCCGCGGCCGTTCACCAGGATGCCGAAGTACACGGCGTTCCAAGTGCGGAAGTCGGCGAAGCTGGTGGGGGTGCCCCAACGGAAGTTCATGACGGGATGCGGAATCGGATCCATCTGGGCGCCGACGGCCAGACCCATCATGTGGCCGTCGCCCGTGGTGCCCCAGCCCGGATTCCACCAGCTGGAGTAGGCGTAATCCTCGGGACGGGTCCAGGCCTCCATCATCTCGGGGTTCGCATCGTAGCCGCCGGTGGCCAGAATGACGCCCTGGGCAGCGTTGGCGCGGAAGTATCCGTCGGCATCGCGGGCAACGACACCGGTCACGCGGCCGTCTTCGCCGCGCTCGAGCTGCACAGCAGGCGTGCTGAAGCGCATGTCGATGTTCTCAGGATAGGCGCTCTTGGCGATGTCCTGCATCTCCAGGCACACGTAGATGCCGGAAAGGCCGCTGCGGACGCCGGCGCTCTCGGGCAGGCAGGGGCTGTCGTAGAAGCCCAGCTCACTGGGGATAAACTGCGTCATGGCCGGCATGCCGTTGGTGGCCGGAGCCTCGGCGACGGGCGTGATGATGAAACCGTTGGCGCCCTTGTCCAGCATAGCCTGCCAGAAGTCGGTGGCCTCGCCGGAACGCTCCACATAGGTGCGCGGAGCCTCGGGGCGGATGCGGTAGTAAGCGGAGCGGTAGATCTCGTCCAGCAGGACAGCGCGGTCGATTTCCAGGCCGGCTTCCTTCTGGATCTTCGCGTCAACGGCGCCGAAGCACTCGAAGCAGCCGCGGCCGCGGGTCATCTTCTCAAGCACCAGGACCTTGGCGCCCATGTCGGCGGCCTTAAGGGCTGCCATCAAACCGCCGATGCCGGCACCCACGACGACCACGTCGAAGTCCTCTTCACGGTCGACGCTGCCCTGCAGCTCGGCCTCGAATGCCACGGGGCCGCGGGGGCCGGGGCATTTGGCCTTGCGGGCGGGCATGAGGTTCGCACCGTCAGCGTAGATGTTCTGGTAGTCGGCGGCAGCCATGCTTTCGCCTTCAGCGGCGGCGGCGTCGGTTGCAGCTTCGTCCTTCGCTGCAGGTGCCGAGCAGCCGGTTGCTGCAGCGGCGCCCATGGCCACAGCGCCGAGGGCGGCAGCGGTCACGAAGTTCCTACGAGTCAAGCTCCCCTGTTTCATTACGATTCCCCTCCTTGGATTATTTGCAGTTCCAGGGTTAGTATACACTGTATACTTGTTGCGTAGTGTACACTGCAGACGTAACACTCGCAAGGCATTTTTTTCGAAAAGGAACCACCATGGCGAAAGGAACGGCAGGGGCGCCGGGCAACGTGCCTCAGACGCAGCGACTCACACGTGAGATCATCGCCCGTACGGCGCTCGATATGGCTGATACCATGGGCATCACGAACGTTTCCATGCGCAAGCTGGCCTCCGAACTGGGCGTGACCGCCATGGCCCTGTACCGCTACTACGATTCCATGGACGACATCCAGGCGGCAGCCGTGGCCCTGGCGTTTACCGAGGTGGACACCAATTCCATCCCTGGAGAACGGTGGGACGATACGATGCGCCGCACCATGTCGTCCATCCGCGACATGTATCTGAACCACGCCGCCGCCGACCTTCTGGACATCGAAGGCGCAGGCGACAGCCCCGCGATGCAGGCCCACACCGAACGCATCTACAGCCTGCATGAGGCCCAGAACATCCCTGCGGACATCCTGCGCAAAGCATGGCGGATCGTCGACGCGTACCTCGGTGGATTCCTGAAGGGAGAACTGCTCGAAATCAAAAACGAGCATCGGCACCCCCAAGGCTCCCCCGAAGCCGAGTGGCGGCAAACCGCAGCTGGCGCCTATTCG
This genomic window contains:
- a CDS encoding TetR/AcrR family transcriptional regulator translates to MAKGTAGAPGNVPQTQRLTREIIARTALDMADTMGITNVSMRKLASELGVTAMALYRYYDSMDDIQAAAVALAFTEVDTNSIPGERWDDTMRRTMSSIRDMYLNHAAADLLDIEGAGDSPAMQAHTERIYSLHEAQNIPADILRKAWRIVDAYLGGFLKGELLEIKNEHRHPQGSPEAEWRQTAAGAYSEETFHDGIDIIVAGIRTMAAPDPCEWHTPMA
- a CDS encoding FAD-binding protein; translated protein: MKQGSLTRRNFVTAAALGAVAMGAAAATGCSAPAAKDEAATDAAAAEGESMAAADYQNIYADGANLMPARKAKCPGPRGPVAFEAELQGSVDREEDFDVVVVGAGIGGLMAALKAADMGAKVLVLEKMTRGRGCFECFGAVDAKIQKEAGLEIDRAVLLDEIYRSAYYRIRPEAPRTYVERSGEATDFWQAMLDKGANGFIITPVAEAPATNGMPAMTQFIPSELGFYDSPCLPESAGVRSGLSGIYVCLEMQDIAKSAYPENIDMRFSTPAVQLERGEDGRVTGVVARDADGYFRANAAQGVILATGGYDANPEMMEAWTRPEDYAYSSWWNPGWGTTGDGHMMGLAVGAQMDPIPHPVMNFRWGTPTSFADFRTWNAVYFGILVNGRGQRFVREDGPFQVVSNAQNAQPAFGKNCWYIFDEAMSEGLEDGGFEEFKSKGWLYEGNTAAELAEACGIDAEGLQATLDRYAGFFKNMRDEDFDRDLNITMPFTGGKLYAFTSNSNVLATVGGLCIDANCSVIDMDDEPIPGLFACGNVSGSFFAGNYPRHIPGTSIGRAITFGYVAAESAVNGTIGVGPKLDGNAPALFAYAEGGAVSDEALANSEDLGMWNPYAPIHGSSLDYTPEQLGGNAMACENCHEYRAGGETVADGMKWLAE
- a CDS encoding nitroreductase family protein, with protein sequence MTEATESKTFLEMTRDRWSVRRFSDQQISAEHMDRILEAGRNAPSACNYQPQRILVLQSDEAIATVRGVTGWAFNAPTVLLVCSDLTESWKNPDGCDSAEVDATIALDHMMMEAWECGVGSTWVRGFDERVMRKAFNVPDTWKIVALMPMGYPSEQARPSRWHFKRKSNEDLYRFL
- a CDS encoding flavin reductase; protein product: MDTKAFRTLNYGLYIITAKNDELRAGCVVNTFAQVTSKPAQVSVAINKENVTCGVVQDSGAFEASVLTESATMELIGRFGFRTSTELDKFADTQYAVDELGIPYVTEHAAAHFCAKVVNRIDLGSHILFIGEVVDAEVLSGDAAMTYAYYHKVKGGKTPPKASSYEQPEEATESAEAAAPAAEPAATEGVRYGWKCLACGYVVEMDELPDDYTCPICMVGKEMFKRIEL